The Miscanthus floridulus cultivar M001 chromosome 17, ASM1932011v1, whole genome shotgun sequence genome has a window encoding:
- the LOC136516053 gene encoding glutathione S-transferase T3-like, with product MHDKHVVAMECHASSAAAADGCGVREGGVGSSGCASESKNIFGADQWAFGYSAALQSLDDAPNHQFNMHGSFHMSYPPMNGQPNHGFSIDNNHASTDPPSLKSQKAAKKKNVSSRGAAFTKEEDVVVCSAFLNVSKDPITGVNQTSGGYYKRMHDYFNEHKSEGSNRSQIAIQHRWALIQKAMNKFCSHKAAIDRLNESGKNEQDQIDDAVKMYERNEPFTIMHCWKKLCNEAKWNNKFLELNNPTSLDGTSSPPTQGHVESGNENIDTSRPEGRDSAKRRRSKSFTETSSSSTAVEVLQRL from the exons ATGCACGACAAGCACGTCGTGGCCATGGAGTGCCACgccagctccgccgccgccgccgatggatGTGGCGTCCGGGAGGGAGGAGT TGGCTCAAGCGGTTGCGCTAGCGAATCTAAAAATATCTTTGGGGCTGATCAGTGGGCTTTTGGTTACTCTGCCGCTTTGCAATCTTTGGATGATGCTCCAAACCACCAG TTCAACATGCATGGCTCCTTCCATATGTCCTACCCACCTATGAATGGGCAACCTAACCATGGGTTCTCCATTGACAACAACCATGCCTCTACGGACCCTCCATCATTGAAATCACAGAAGGCCGCAAAGAAGAAAAACGTGTCCAGCAGAGGAGCTGCATTCACCAAAGAGGAGGATGTGGTGGTGTGCTCGGCATTTCTGAATGTTAGCAAAGATCCTATTACTG GTGTGAACCAGACTTCAGGCGGTTATTACAAGAGGATGCATGATTATTTCAATGAGCACAAGTCTGAAGGGTCCAACCGTAGCCAGATTGCTATTCAGCATAGGTGGGCATTGATTCAGAAAGCAATGAACAAGTTCTGTTCACACAAAGCAGCTATCGACAGGCTGAATGAGAGTGGAAAAAATGAGCAGGATCAG ATAGACGATGCTGTAAAAATGTACGAGAGGAATGAACCTTTTACCATCATGCATTGCTGGAAAAAACTTTGTAATGAGGCCAAATGGAACAATAAGTTTCTTGAGCTAAACAACCCTACATCTCTTGATGGCACGTCATCTCCTCCAACTCAAGGCCACGTAGAATCTGGAAATGAGAATATAGACACATCACGGCCTGAGGGTAGGGATAGTGCGAAGAGGCGTAGATCAAAGAGCTTCACAGAGACATCATCATCTAGTACGGCTGTTGAAGTCCTCCAGCGGTTGTAG